A genomic stretch from Embleya scabrispora includes:
- a CDS encoding siderophore-interacting protein, with protein sequence MTNDPLHRGTVLEHFRLTTGMIRIVFGGEGLRAFESTGVGDEYLRLHFPFPDTGEPIPSDENPGASPREAGNAADEADRYAQTRRYTVRRFDAERGEVTIDFVVHDGGLASAWALAARPGDRVGIGTARGLYAPPAETVWQILACDATGLPALGRLVEQLPARTRARVIVEVADTGHEQVFDSAADVEYVWLHGSGNGDAPSRLPQALRALTLPEGPGYVWAAGETRAMREIRRHVRHELRLPARMYKVVGYWTHNAEEWDERYAGLDPEVKRRLETAFDAVHEEQPEEEIENILDEVEATLEGVGL encoded by the coding sequence GTGACGAACGACCCGCTGCACCGGGGAACGGTGCTGGAACACTTCCGCCTGACGACCGGCATGATCCGGATCGTGTTCGGCGGCGAGGGACTGCGCGCCTTCGAGAGCACCGGCGTCGGCGACGAATACCTGCGCCTGCACTTCCCGTTCCCCGACACCGGCGAACCGATACCGTCCGACGAGAACCCGGGCGCGAGTCCCCGAGAGGCCGGGAACGCCGCCGACGAGGCCGACCGCTACGCGCAGACCCGGCGCTACACGGTGCGGCGCTTCGACGCGGAACGCGGCGAGGTCACCATCGACTTCGTCGTCCACGACGGGGGCCTGGCAAGTGCGTGGGCACTCGCCGCCCGGCCGGGTGACCGGGTGGGTATCGGTACAGCGCGCGGCCTCTACGCCCCACCGGCCGAGACCGTCTGGCAGATCCTCGCCTGCGACGCCACCGGCCTGCCCGCGCTGGGCCGGCTCGTCGAACAGCTCCCGGCCCGAACACGGGCCCGGGTGATCGTCGAGGTCGCGGACACCGGCCACGAGCAGGTCTTCGACAGTGCCGCCGACGTCGAGTACGTCTGGCTGCACGGCAGCGGCAACGGCGACGCGCCCAGTCGGCTGCCCCAGGCGCTGCGCGCGCTGACGCTGCCCGAAGGCCCCGGCTACGTGTGGGCCGCGGGCGAGACCCGTGCCATGCGCGAGATCCGCCGCCACGTGCGGCACGAACTGAGGCTGCCCGCCCGGATGTACAAGGTGGTCGGCTACTGGACGCACAACGCCGAGGAGTGGGACGAGCGGTACGCCGGCCTCGACCCCGAGGTGAAGCGGCGCCTGGAGACGGCCTTCGACGCCGTGCACGAGGAGCAGCCCGAGGAGGAGATCGAGAACATCCTCGACGAGGTCGAGGCCACGTTGGAGGGTGTCGGGTTGTGA
- a CDS encoding ABC transporter substrate-binding protein — protein sequence MSATVTSTPIPPTPARPGAGDTRGARVGGELTRRRFALGAGMLSLGTLLAACGGAEKTKDAPSAATTLDFSYEGRSTRIPADPRRVIVLDPRTGVEFAAMAGYPMIGGYRIEGRNHLSDRLPANFQVLQGNVREPNAEAILAQRPDLLVVGADWWKFYQDKKLLTQDIAPVLVVSGGFSPFWRRYSQEQLTLLGRGDLARRLLADYDARLARARAEVGPLLAGRKVLIGGSDDTDFWVQRRSFYLSVALELGMDVMFHQPDRDPNKPFNDFYSPEQIDVFAPADLIIWKDPDAPATQAKTWQRLPAVRAGRVVPLNYDTTAGLVLTATALLDELVSAAKVLG from the coding sequence ATGAGCGCGACCGTCACCTCGACCCCCATCCCACCGACGCCCGCCCGCCCCGGGGCGGGGGACACGCGAGGGGCCCGCGTCGGCGGAGAGTTGACCCGACGTCGTTTCGCGCTGGGCGCGGGGATGTTGTCGCTGGGCACACTGCTCGCCGCGTGCGGCGGCGCCGAGAAGACGAAGGACGCGCCATCGGCCGCGACCACCCTCGACTTCTCCTACGAGGGCCGCAGCACGCGCATCCCGGCCGATCCCCGGCGCGTGATCGTGCTGGATCCGCGCACCGGCGTCGAGTTCGCCGCCATGGCCGGATATCCGATGATCGGCGGCTACCGCATCGAGGGCCGCAACCACCTCTCCGACCGGCTGCCCGCGAACTTCCAGGTGTTGCAGGGCAATGTCCGCGAGCCCAACGCCGAGGCGATCCTGGCCCAGCGACCGGATCTGCTGGTGGTCGGCGCCGACTGGTGGAAGTTCTACCAGGACAAGAAGTTGTTGACCCAGGACATTGCTCCCGTGCTCGTGGTCAGCGGCGGCTTCAGCCCGTTCTGGCGCCGCTACAGCCAGGAGCAGTTGACCCTGCTCGGGCGCGGCGACCTCGCCCGCCGACTGCTCGCCGACTACGACGCGCGCCTGGCCCGGGCCCGAGCCGAGGTCGGTCCCCTGTTGGCGGGCCGCAAGGTGCTCATCGGCGGGTCCGACGACACCGACTTCTGGGTGCAAAGGCGCAGCTTCTACCTGAGTGTCGCACTGGAGTTGGGCATGGACGTGATGTTCCATCAGCCCGACCGCGACCCGAACAAGCCGTTCAACGACTTCTACAGTCCCGAACAGATCGACGTCTTCGCACCGGCCGACCTGATCATCTGGAAGGACCCCGACGCGCCGGCGACGCAAGCCAAGACCTGGCAGCGGCTGCCCGCCGTGCGGGCCGGGCGGGTCGTACCGCTGAACTACGACACCACCGCCGGCCTCGTCCTGACCGCGACGGCCCTGCTCGACGAACTCGTATCCGCCGCGAAGGTGTTGGGGTGA